A region from the Lolium perenne isolate Kyuss_39 chromosome 4, Kyuss_2.0, whole genome shotgun sequence genome encodes:
- the LOC127292290 gene encoding uncharacterized protein, producing the protein MGFCLKKWSVLRREPSEMGFVGDQVESIRSIQVRQALAQIISLGMIVTSALIIWKGLMVATGSESPVVVVLSGSMEPGFKRGDILFLRMSKQPIRTGEIVVFNVDGREIPIVHRVIKVHERQESGEVDILTKGDNNFGDDRLLYAHGQNWLQQHHIMGRAVGFLPYVGWVTIVMTEQPIIKYLLIGALGLLVITSKD; encoded by the exons ATGGGGTTCTGTCTGAAAAAGTGGTCAGTTCTCCGACGAGAGCCGAGCGAGATGGGGTTCGTCGGCGACCAGGTGGAGTCGATCCGCTCGATACAGGTCCGCCAGGCGCTCGCGCAGATCATCAGCCTCG GTATGATCGTGACGTCGGCATTGATCATATGGAAGGGATTGATGGTCGCGACTGGGAGCGAGTCCCCAGTGGTCGTTGTTCTTTCTGGTAGCATGGAGCCTGGATTTAAGAGG GGTGATATCCTGTTTTTGCGCATGAGCAAACAGCCCATCCGAACTGGAGAAATTGTTGTTTTTAATGTTGAT GGCCGTGAAATTCCGATTGTTCACCGTGTGATTAAG GTTCATGAACGCCAGGAAAGTGGAGAAGTTGATATCCTCACGAAAG GCGATAACAATTTTGGCGATGACCGGCTCTTGTATGCGCATGGTCAGAATTGGCTTCAGCAGCATCACATTATGGGACGGGCTGTAGG CTTTCTTCCATATGTCGGGTGGGTTACGATTGTGATGACTGAGCAGCCGATAATCAAG TATCTTCTGATCGGCGCGCTGGGGCTGCTGGTGATAACATCGAAAGACTGA
- the LOC127292291 gene encoding probable CoA ligase CCL12 codes for MAATARGSLREIRHSDVEAAGLARADAGRFLAALRSATATASSSSGGGDDPAAVWAAVAAAGVLRPEHPHALHQLVYYSAYAAWDRAARGPPPYWFPSPTDCKQTNLGRVMEDIGPQLLGSLYKDPISSFNLFHKFSVENQEVYWKMVLKTLSVKFLREPKSILDTSDQSKKGGTWFQGAVLNIAECCLLPWPSQNKTDDSTAIVWRDEGLDDYPVNRMSLKELRTQVMIVANALDTMFQKGDRIAIDMPMTCNAVIVYLAIILGGFVVVSIADSFAPQEIGTRMRVSNAKAIFTQDFIIRGRKKFPLYSRVMEGTSSKAIVIPATGDCLGVTPRDGDISWKDFLSRAAGRSSMYSPVYQSADALINILFSSGTTGDPKAIPWTQLCPIRCGADTWGHLDVRPRDIGCWPTNLGWVMGPIILFSCFLTGATLALYHGSPLGRGFCKFVQDARVNVLGTVPSLVKSWKSGNLTEGLDWTKIRVLATTGEASDIDDNLWLSSRACYKPIVECCGGTELASSYIQGSLLQPQAFGAFSGASMSTGFVILDEQGNPYPDDLPCAGEVGLFPLYFGASDRLLNADHNKVYFDGMPIYRGRQLRRHGDIIQRTVGGYYIVQGRADDTMNLGGIKTSSVEIERVCNRADEGLLETAAVSIKPSGGGPEQLAILAVLKDRSAPYDANLLKGRFQKAIQRNLNPLFKVSYVKVVSEFPRTASNKLLRRVLRDQLKQELTNRSKL; via the exons ATGGCGGCGACCGCGAGGGGGAGCTTGCGGGAGATCCGACACAGCGACGTTGAGGCGGCCGGGCTCGCCAGAGCCGACGCGGGGCGCTTCCTCGCCGCGCTCCGCTCCGCAACCGCAACCGCGTCGTCGTCGTCAGGTGGCGGCGACGACCCGGCCGCCGtgtgggcggcggtggcggctgctGGGGTGCTGCGGCCGGAGCACCCGCACGCGCTCCACCAGCTGGTGTACTACTCCGCCTACGCCGCCTGGGACCGCGCCGCCCGGGGCCCGCCGCCGTATTGGTTCCCCTCCCC GACTGACTGTAAGCAAACAAATCTTGGGAGAGTGATGGAGGATATCGGACCTCAGCTGCTAGGATCATTGTATAAGGACCCGATTTCGAGCTTTAACCTCTTCCACAAGTTCTCAGTAGAGAATCAGGAG GTCTACTGGAAGATGGTGCTAAAGACACTCTCAGTCAAGTTCCTGCGAGAACCAAAGTCGATTCTAGATACATCGGATCAATCAAAGAAAGGAGGAACATGGTTCCAAGGTGCAGTGCTTAACATTGCTGAATGTTGTCTACTACCTTGGCCTTCCCAAAACAAGACAGATGACAGCACGGCTATTGTTTGGAGGGATGAGGGCCTTGATGATTATCCGGTGAACCGTATGTCATTGAAGGAGCTCCGCACTCAAGTGAT GATTGTTGCAAATGCCCTTGATACCATGTTCCAAAAGGGGGACCGGATTGCAATAGACATGCCTATGACATGCAATGCGGTCATCGTGTATTTGGCAATCATCCTTGGTGGCTTCGTTGTTGTGTCGATAGCAGACAGTTTTGCGCCTCAGGAGATTGGCACTCGCATGAGGGTCTCAAATGCAAAGGCAATATTTACTCAG GATTTCATAATTAGGGGAAGGAAGAAATTTCCACTTTACAG CCGTGTCATGGAAGGGACTTCATCCAAAGCTATTGTAATTCCTGCAACTGGAGACTGTCTTGGAGTTACACCAAGGGATGGTGATATATCCTGGAAAGATTTTCTTTCTCGTGCTGCTGGAAG GTCATCCATGTACTCTCCAGTTTATCAATCTGCAGACGCGCTAATTAATATACTGTTTTCATCGGGAACAACTG GAGATCCAAAAGCTATACCGTGGACACAGCTTTGTCCCATAAGATGTGGAGCTGATACCTGGGGACATTTGGATGTTCGTCCGCGTGACATAGGTTGCTGGCCTACAAATCTGGGTTGGGTTATGGGACCTATAATATTGTTCTCATGCTTTCTAACTGGTGCAACTTTGGCTTTGTATCATGGTTCTCCGCTTGGACGTGGTTTCTGCAAGTTTGTGCAG GATGCCCGTGTGAATGTGTTGGGAACTGTCCCTAGCTTGGTGAAGTCATGGAAATCTGGGAATCTGACTGAAGGGCTAGACTGGACCAAAATCAG GGTACTTGCCACAACAGGGGAGGCTTCTGATATTGATGATAATTTGTGGCTATCTTCACGCGCCTGCTACAAACCCATTGTTGAGTGCTGTGGGGGCACGGAGCTGGCATCCTCATACATTCAAGGGAGTCTTTTACAACCACAAGCTTTTGGAGCTTTCAGTGGTGCATCAATGTCCACTGGTTTTGTCATACTTGATGAACAGGGAAATCCATAT CCTGATGATCTACCTTGTGCTGGAGAAGTGGGTCTCTTCCCTTTATATTTTGGTGCTAGTGATAGGCTTCTCAATGCTGACCACAATAAGGTTTACTTTGATGGAATGCCCATTTACAGAGGACGG CAACTCCGACGACATGGAGATATAATCCAGAGGACAGTAGGTGGTTACTATATCGTACAGGGCAGAGCAGACGACACTATGAATCTTGGAGGAATTAAG ACAAGTTCTGTAGAGATCGAACGGGTTTGTAATAGAGCCGATGAGGGTCTACTAGAAACAGCAGCAGTTAGCATCAAACCTTCTGGTGGTGGACCAGAACAACTGGCTATCTTGGCAGTGCTAAAAGATAGATCTGCACCATATGACGCAAATCTTTTAAAGGGCAGGTTTCAGAAAGCCATCCAGAGGAACCTCAATCCTCTTTTCAAG GTGAGCTACGTCAAAGTCGTCTCCGAGTTCCCGAGAACTGCTTCAAACAAGCTGCTGAGAAGGGTCCTAAGGGATCAGTTGAAGCAAGAACTCACAAATCGTAGCAAGCTATAA